A part of Dermacentor variabilis isolate Ectoservices chromosome 10, ASM5094787v1, whole genome shotgun sequence genomic DNA contains:
- the LOC142559703 gene encoding uncharacterized protein LOC142559703, whose product MTGSVGAATAAMPGRGNRAIASDNEYQVVLPTLPTGRLVLNTVFLHGDISARPYRVEDFRDALAPLSLLPEVIALGAYRMSHVWAVTFKDADAAKKIVNIGELKVKNARCLVIDPANRDVRMKLHWLLHSVPDEDVRLAFSPFGKVTDISRELWRAHGVSDKGSTTRMVTLKLNAGVKLDDLPHQVNVAGELALVVVSGRPPLCLRCRGTGHIRRDCQIPRCGSCRRFGHEEGHCARTYASVAGPVSSDETSALLMDEADAEEASKEASGSAVQETTSAAPSAHQLDAQPKARASPGQTHLPPAQHAVAASKNAAETPDASSENATQPVAEPMDSSPEGSSHMAGKRSHDEAVSKASQQDEIGGDEPPFKAAGMRRASWKLRPNIPADSRQAGKPPP is encoded by the coding sequence ATGACGGGCTCCGTCGGAGCGGCTACAGCGGCCATGCCTGGTCGCGGAAACAGGGCTATTGCATCGGACAACGAATACCAGGTCGTACTGCCTACTTTGCCTACAGGTCGTCTTGTCTTAAATACCGTTTTCCTGCACGGGGACATCAGTGCCCGCCCATACCGGGTGGAAGATTTTCGTGACGCGCTCGCTCCACTTTCGCTCCTGCCGGAAGTTATCGCCTTAGGCGCGTACCGCATGAGTCATGTGTGGGCGGTTACATTCAAGGATGCCGACGCCGCGAAGAAGATTGTCAACATCGGCGAGTTGAAAGTGAAAAATGCGAGATGTCTCGTGATCGACCCTGCAAACCGGGATGTTCGAATGAAGCTGCACTGGCTCCTTCACAGCGTACCAGACGAAGACGTGCGTCTTGCCTTCTCGCCATTTGGGAAGGTGACGGACATCTCAAGAGAGCTGTGGCGCGCTCACGGCGTGTCTGATAAGGGGTCAACTACGAGGATGGTGACCTTGAAGTTGAACGCTGGCGTGAAGCTCGACGACTTGCCGCACCAGGTGAACGTTGCTGGAGAGCTGGCGCTTGTTGTCGTATCGGGCCGGCCACCCCTGTGCCTTCGCTGCCGTGGCACAGGTCATATTCGGCGTGACTGTCAAATTCCACGGTGTGGTTCGTGCCGTCGCTTTGGACACGAAGAGGGCCACTGCGCACGGACGTACGCCAGCGTCGCCGGGCCAGTGAGCAGTGATGAGACGTCAGCACTTCTCATGGATGAGGCTGACGCGGAGGAGGCATCGAAAGAAGCTAGCGGATCAGCGGTGCAGGAGACCACGTCGGCTGCTCCTAGCGCGCATCAGTTGGACGCGCAACCCAAGGCTCGCGCATCTCCTGGACAGACGCATCTGCCTCCGGCACAGCACGCCGTGGCGGCGTCAAAGAACGCAGCGGAAACGCCTGACGCGTCTTCGGAGAACGCCACCCAACCGGTGGCGGAGCCCATGGACTCTTCCCCTGAAGGGTCCAGCCACATGGCCGGAAAGCGGTCGCACGATGAGGCCGTGAGCAAGGCGTCGCAACAAGATGAAATAGGCGGTGATGAGCCTCCTTTTAAAGCAGCAGGTATGAGGCGAGCGTCCTGGAAACTGCGGCCGAACATTCCGGCCGATTCACGGCAGGCGGGGAAACCGCCTCCGTAG